Within Lolium rigidum isolate FL_2022 chromosome 5, APGP_CSIRO_Lrig_0.1, whole genome shotgun sequence, the genomic segment AAAAATATTTCACTTGAACGGTTTACAAATAAAAACAATTATTTTATTTGACATTTTTTGAACATGAACATTTATGTTATTTAAAAAAGtcaaaaaaatatatatcttaTTTAAACAAGAGAAAACTATTGATTTTTTccacaatataaaatttgtttaATGTAAAACAAAAACCAATAGAAAACGAAAaaggaaacaaaataaaaaataaaagaaaagaaagaaaggaaagaaaagaaaagaaaagaaaaaataaataaaatataacaaaaggaaaggaaaaataaatcaaaaaaggaaaaaaagaaaagcaaataggaaaaaataaaacaaaaacagaacaAATCACCCACAATAGACTCTACTGGGCTGGCCCACTACATCATGGATGGGTGCATGCAGCACAATCCACTCTGGAGTGGGCGGAAAATTAGGATAGATGGAGGTGTTGTGTTTTCCTAAGAGAGGAACCTACATGCAAAAGAAGAGGTAATAACACTGGAGATAcaacatctcaaaaaaaaaaaacactggaGATACAACAACTTGTACGGTGGGTGTAAATTAGTACAAGAACTTAAAAATTGGGGTGAAcccagggccggcccacaagggggggggggcaaagGGGCGACCGCCCCGGGCCCTCGCGAGGTAGGGGCCCCGGTCCAGGTAGTTCTTCACTACGAGAATATTTCTATATTACAATAACAAGACTAAAAAAcaagagagaagagaaattaggagAAGAGAAAGATGGCCCATGACCACCCCGTATGTATCTAGCACCGAGGGATCGGTACTACCAAAAATCTATATGATCGATAAGCTCCCATGATTCGTTTGTAGTTTGTAGTCTGTACTCAAAGTTGTCAACTCGTCTTCTCCGTAGCTACCCAAACTTCTCCAAGTTTAGATAATAGCGCTGTCGGCCCCAATTTCGAGCTTGTTGCTGCCATTAATGAAGACAAACGACAATATTTTGTTCCCCAACAATTGCTCTTCCCATTCTCAAAGTTGTAGTCATTTTAGGCATCACCGCATCAGAGATGGTACGTCTCCCTTCCTTCCCTAATCTCGGCCCTCATATTATTCGTTGTTAATTAGCGTGGATCCCTAGCGTTGACCGCTCCACATTTCTAATTCTGCGTTATATAGGTTTGTCAGTTCTTCACGTTTCACCGAATCTCATAGAGTGTTAATAGTGTTAAGCATATTAGGAGAAGAGAAGAGGGTGTGGCGAATGAGCGAGCAATGTTATAGCTTCAAGGGTCCTTTTTTATTGTCTCGCCCCAGGCCCTAAATATGTATGGACCGGCCCTGGGTGAACCAGTACACTAACTTGTCCTATATGTGCAAAATAGGTCCAAACCTCTCCGGTGCTAACATGTGGCACTGTTTCAATTTGCGAAAAACCCCTTATATTTTTTTGTTAGCAACTGTGACCTTCATATTCTTCCCCTTAACCGTACGTACCCATAATCGATGTGCCCCACAGCATCATGGATGGCGCCAACCACATGCTGTTGTCCTGCTTATGGAGATTGGGTAATCAGGTCGTGACACAAATCGAGTTGGGCGACGCCAATGGCACCGACCGGCAATTGCGGGTGATAGACTCAAGGCCGTGTGGATAGGCCGCGAGATATTGACCCGACACCATCGAAGAGGGAGTTCCTTGACAGGTTAAGGAACCGTATGGTGCCAAAGACGCTAGAAAATCCGGGAGCAGTGTTGCGttgaaggtgttcgacgaaatAACAACCTCCATGCGCGAGGACGGCGCGTGGGAGAGGTTATCGTGGATGGCATTGCGcccacactacaggaatggcgcgatgcgccgacggccgtggcgtacgccgacggccaaatgtcggggccgtcggcgtacgtccggtccagggcagcggcccaaagagcccctcggcgtagacatcccctcggcgtagagacggatacgccgacggccaccctcggcgtacccaaggccgtcggcgtagcacgagcatctgctccggtcccgctccggccgtgacggcccggccacggcgtcggcgaggcgccgagggccaccctcggcatagggcatcacccacctatgccgacggccaccctcggcatacatttttttttcttttttctttttggtcattaactttatattatgtttgttttatttatgtactagtatgaattatgtaaaaatagttactttttaaaagaaaaaaatggtCGATGGTTTACGCAGTTCCCCCACGCgacgctcttcgtagacgggtcgacgggatccagtaggcccaacatctgctatcgatgtacatatgtcctaaaacaaaggaaaaaagtccattgctaaccctaactttaaccctaaccctaaccctaggggtagatttgcgggtccccgcccctagggtttccctagatacaaaccaccggagcgtccgaatcgctggaaactcctgctacggctcatccggggcctatttcattccaaacctatggtttccatgtgcatatgtcctaaacaaagcaaagaaattaaaaaaatccattggtgaaccctcgcacgaaaaaagctataggggtagatctcggggtccccgccctagggtttcccaagatacagatcaccggagcgtcggaatcgcttgaaaacttgcatttgtccctaacatatgtgtacaagtgtgatgtaaggtttgtctaaccttgcatgtacccggcgttgacgatttccgcatacatgggcccacacttggtaaaatccaggatttgtatgtggaaactcctNNNNNNNNNNNNNNNNNNNNNNNNNNNNNNNNNNNNNNNNNNNNNNNNNNNNNNNNNNNNNNNNNNNNNNNNNNNNNNNNNNNNNNNNNNNNNNNNNNNNAGTTAAAGAATTTCAAGCGCGGAGCGCGAGGAGCGCCTCGAGTAGGATCTCACCGGCGAGGTCCGTGATGCTGAGATCGACTGTGGCGAACTGACGATGCGACATGGGCAATAGTGCGCAGGAACGCCAGCCTACGAGTACGGCGTGGTGATGTTCGAGCCTGCGACGGATGCCCAACTTGTGAGAGCACTGCGTGGCTCGTCCGCCACGGACGCGCGCCTGAAAGCGAACAGCGTCGCCCGTCGGCAATGGTGGGCGCCAGCAACTGGAGCAACACGAAGTTGAGGCAGCTAGCGGCAGGCCCTCCGGCATCCTCTGCGTTGTCGACAGCGCCGAGCTAAAGCCTCCCGCGCCGCCTTGGCATGCGCACCGAGCTGGGATGCAGGCGCCACGGCCATATGATCAACATCGTTCTCTAGCCTCCGCGCGTCCTACGGCAATGGCGAGCGCCATGGCGAGGACGGAGCTACCGGTCTAGGCGGCAACCTCAATGATGTTTTCGACGCCCATTACCTTGAGCAGCAGCGAGAGAAACTGCCCCTTTTCCGGCTCCGAGGACATGAACGCAGTACCTACAAGCAGACTAGAAACCTCGTCTTCTTTAGCCACCACGATCTGCTATTCTCAATGGCCAAAGAATAAAACGAACTGGGCGTACATGACGTGTAGTAGGTCTGTAGGTGTGCTCGTTGGTGATGAGGTCGAGCTCGCGCAAACACCACCTACCATGAGGCATTTCTTCTCCACGCGGCAGACAAACGAGTCGCCGGCGCCCACAGCGGCTTACGAGGTGGAGGGAGTCAGCTGGTCATCATGGATCATGTCTAGCAGTGCCCGGGCTGCCAAAGCCGCCAAACCGTCGACGCCGACGCCAGGGTTGCCGCTGCGGCCTCGGCTGTCATCCTCGTCCCGCTGATTTGGACGAGAGGTCGGGAGGATTTGGGGAAAGGAAAGGAAGGTCACAACAGTTACGGAGTAGAAAAATAAATACAGGGTATTTTTTGTAAATGAAACAGCGCCACATGTTAGACTTACAGCGATTTGGACCAAATTTGCACGTACATGACaagttaggctggccatagtgggtagtatcatatagtagtatcatgtatatgatacttttctatgatactagatccataatgcatagtatcatagactagtatcatagttttgctatattaattgatttgtagaatcccaatacaaatttgtgtacaagatttatttggtactaacttttctcgtgacgtgcgctatgatacggtatctaccaatgatactctaatctcctctctcatccataattacatgccacatcagtatttttggtggggctaggatgcatgatactagctatgatactagcactatggctagccttagtgTACTGGTTCATCCCAATTTACAAGTTCTTGTACCAATTTGCGCGTGGCACGCAAGTTATTGTATGTCCAGTGTTATTACCTCGCAAAAGAATCATACATTTTGGTCACTTGGACCTTTGCTGCTTATTCACAAAAGTAAATATTAACTTACACTTGGATCATCACCAAGTGGAGGCACGTTGTGGTTCAAACTCTTacaatggtattcattccactagtGTTATGTTATGGCAACATCATGGCGAGCCCAGGGTAGATGTAAAATTTGAAGAAATATAGACGAATTCAGATAAAACCATACGAAACACGTTCAAACATAGGCAAAATTcagagatatttaacatatataggcgagttcgtacatatataggccgaattcgtaatatatttgaatttgGCCAGAGGGAACATAAACTAAAATTAAAAACggcgttctacatgccgaaaCCTTTACGTCGACCCCAACGAGGACGTGTCAGCGCGACACGGAAGGCACCGCCGCTGCCGACGGCGTCCCCAGGACGGgggagttgccgccctcgatgtgcacgagcacattctcgagcgtgcggcccggcgcgctccaccagcggcggcggccggcggcgttgttacgCGCTGGAGGAGGGGAAGGACCGTCGTACGCTGCGAGTTCCCGTTCGAACCGGCGACGGAAGAACTCGTTCCAGGCGTTGTAGTTGTCGGGGAGGTACCGCTCCttcgcgcgctgctcgtcactgagggTGACTCGCACAACGTCGAGCGCGTCGGTTCCCACCGGAAGCGGCGGGATCGGACACCCCCCACGCTCAGGCGCCATCCTccgggcgcgcggaagtccggcggcgccgggtagcccgccatgtgcaGAAGTCCCATCTCCCACTGGTGTAGGGAAcgccggccgaagccgttgttcccCGCGCCTTCGCAGTGGCCCGCCATTTCTCGTTGGAGGAGGATTGGGAGAGAAGACTGGGCTGGGGAGAGAAAGGAGACAGcggtggtgaatgcggccagacgtGGTAGTTCCGTGATAAATAGAGGGGGCCGCGTGTGAATTCGAGGCGACggtattaactcgccgcgtggaagctacgcgtctggcgaagactgaccggcggcaggcttttgcaGCGCACGGAAGACGATTGGCctttctcgccgacaagtcggggccaccagccgcgcgggaagttttctcgacgtttcccgcgctttcgtttcctccggactccccgagcgctcccaaGGAGGCCGGGGATGACCTGGGcttgccggatggatgaaagcccaaatccgggtGAAACGAGGATCcatgggcgcgactgggccgttttcgtccatccggatggtaAAAAGGGGTCTTGGAGGTCTTCCCGGGGAaccagctggagatgctctaacctcgCGAATCCGTGATCCCCTTCCTGCCTGGTGGGCCTACCTAGGTCCCATGGTCTGCAGACACAACTCAAAACCAGATAACcctaaaaaaaaaactcaaaaccAGATATTTTGGGAACATTATCATCGGGGAATCTTTAAAATACATCCACATAAGTTGAGGATTTTATATTTGAAAAATTAAAGCTATGAATTCACAACTATGAGTACACTATTCACACTTTAAACATTACAGTTTCTCATCGTTctggaaatgaccattatcatttaTGACAAACTAATTTCCATATACAGGTATATGACTAAAAATTGGTAAAAAGAATCCAAAGTACCGATTCAACGACATTGTTCCATATGGATATATATGAATATATGATGCTACGGAAAAATACGTACATCACGTTAGCCAAAACCACCAGTTGGCACTCCCTGATCTTAAATCAGACCGTGGAGTCATGAGGACAGGCTGCATGTTAAGCATCATGTTCAGATTTATATGATATGATCTTCGATATACACAATTACGAATTTAAAGTTTAGAAGATATGCTAGCTAAGAATTCATTAACCAGCACTAATCCAGGCGATCCTCATATCTGTCAGAATAATTCCTTTCCAATCACGTCTATGGAGGTAATCTGTTCATCCGATACTTCAGTATAAGAACACCATATATCCCCCTTCTTTTCATCTCTGGTAACATACCACCCCTTTCACTTCATTTTCTAGCTACCTTCTTTCTTGTAAAACGACCTGCAGGCATCCATGGCTCGCAAGAAGGTGGTCGTCAAGTACATCGCCAACGACCCAACTCGCAAAATGACCTGCAAGAAACGCGCCATGGGCCTGATCAAGAAGGCCGGCGAGCtgtccgtcctgtgcggcgtcgACGTGTGCGTCTTCATCCTGCCTGAGGGTGAGTCGTCGCAAGTGCAGGTGTGGCCGTCGCCCGCTGAGGGGATGCGCGTGATCGACCGGTTAAGGTCCATGCCCGAGCTCGACCAGTGCAAGAAGAAGCTGGACGGCGAGGACTACGTCCGGGAGCGCATCGGCAAGATGCAGGACCAGCTGCGCAAGGCGGAGCGCGACAACCGCCAGCGCGAGGCCACGCTCCTCCTCCACGGCGCCATGTTCGGAAACCGCAACCTCGACGGCCTACCCGTCGAGCAGCTCGTCACCATAGGCTGCAAGACGGAGAATCTTATCAAGAATATCAACGACTGCATCGCGTACCGGAGTGGACAGCAGCAGCCCGGCATGCAGGCTGATCCGCTGCACTACGCCGCGACCGTCAGCAACGTCGAGGCTCCGCACCAGCAGCAGGGATGGGACCTCAACGCCGTGGCGAGCAGTGGCAGTGGCAGTGGGAGCGGGAGCTATGGCAGTGCCAGCGCCGGGGATGGCCTGATGCAGCTCGGTAATATGGATGCAGGATTTGCGTGGGCTGATCATGGTACTTATCTTCCTAATATCTAAGGATACTGCTTGGATGCAGTCACGGCAACAAAATAATTCTGTAGAATGCATCTGTCAAAATATATCCGTAAGATAATTCTGTAGAAGTCATGTGTTGCAagcaacattttttatttttctatgttCAAGTTATCCTTAGATTTTCAATTTTTCCTCAAAATAAAGAGGTTTATCCTTTTAGATGTTTTCTTTATCTATTCCCACATGAGAAGTAATGTTAAGTTACAGTAATGAACACGGGCTATAAAAGATCATATATTTTGATCACTTGGACCTTTGCTGCTAATTCAGAAAAGTAATTGTTAACTTACACTTGGATCATCGCCAAGTGCAGGCACATTGTAGTTCAAACTCTTACAATGGTACTCGTTGGACTAGTGTtcagttatgacgacatcatgggTGGAAAAGGAATATAGAAGATAGATTTTAGCTGGTTCTTGACTCAAAGAAGGCCGTAAACTAATCGTAGGGACATTGTTACAGAAATATTACACTCTGTGATGCCAATACTGAAATTTCTACAAGAGGTACCTCATATAAAGAGAACTTGTAGCCCCATATGTCCTTTGCGGTGTAGTGCATGAGAGCAGGCTCGTAGTACTGACAAAAACAGCAGTTAGTTAATTCTTTTCTTCTTCCATATAAAATTTGCACAACAGAACAGTTTGTTCTTTCCTTCTTCCTTACAAAATTGGCAGAATATCATTGTAACTTCTCAGGGAAAAACTTAACTGCAGAAATGTATCTATGGAAACACCCTGTCCTGAACTCACCATAACTGCAACACCAATATCATTCTGGATAGGTTATGTCAAAATTGTAAGACTGACCTTTCgcaaaacaaaaaataatttgTAAGACTGAGATATTTATGGACAAACTACATTTGAACACTGATACATAGCTACCATAGATCTcccgcaaaacaaaaaaaacatagtTACCATGGATCGGTTTTACTACTCAGACTATTAAACATTACACTTTCTCATTGTTCTGGAGTTGAATAGTACAATCGACGACAGACTCAGTTGCCTGTGACTAACAAATCAGTAAAGTGAATACAAAATGCTTGCAGAAAGGATGTTGTTGAAATGCGGCAAGTGCAGGATGGAGGGATGAAGTTTTACTTAACAACTCAATCTCTAAATTACTTTACATGATATGACATTGTTTTGTAAGATTAGAGACCAGCTATTACTGTGTTTCACGATACAACATAAAACATTCAACTTTACAGTAAAGTTCTTGGCTTGAATAAACTCGTAGTATGGACTGCAGCATACACCGAGGCAGGGGAAGCAGCATACTCTTAGCATTCTAGCTTCCTTGAGTGATTTGCAAGGAGGTTGAATGTGGATGGTGATTTTGCAAAAATAACTGCATAACCGTCATCCATGTGCTCTGCGCCTTCAGGGAAAAGCTGCCATAGAAGGCAGCCTCCTCCAATCATTCCCCTCTCCCGAGAGCTCAAGAAATTGTTGTATACTGTCTTGATAAAAGTTTCACGGAACTCACTGTCAAACTTCCCATCCTTAAGTGACAGTCCAAATTCCCCGATCACAATGGGCATCCCCAGCAAGTTGGCTGCATCATCAATATGCTGTTGCATCCAAGTGTTCACAAACTGAAGGTGATTCTCCTCTATTGATTCAGGCAACCTAACAAAAGGATCATAAGCTCAGTCATGATAGTAAATTTCATATTTCAGTGAAGTGACTTGAGTCAGTTCCTATAGCCAATCAGCTCT encodes:
- the LOC124651715 gene encoding agamous-like MADS-box protein AGL80, which encodes MARKKVVVKYIANDPTRKMTCKKRAMGLIKKAGELSVLCGVDVCVFILPEGESSQVQVWPSPAEGMRVIDRLRSMPELDQCKKKLDGEDYVRERIGKMQDQLRKAERDNRQREATLLLHGAMFGNRNLDGLPVEQLVTIGCKTENLIKNINDCIAYRSGQQQPGMQADPLHYAATVSNVEAPHQQQGWDLNAVASSGSGSGSGSYGSASAGDGLMQLGNMDAGFAWADHGTYLPNI